The proteins below are encoded in one region of Planctopirus limnophila DSM 3776:
- a CDS encoding phosphoadenylyl-sulfate reductase — protein MAKLSQADLTELNRNFEERTPEELLRWATEMFGTRVAAISAMQMAGSVLCHIISRQKLALPVLFVDTGVNFQETLDTRDRIAAEYGVEVRTLVPSMSMEEQTRELGVLYLTPDGQERCCHLRKTLPLARTKGQFDCLVSSLRRAEGGKRDNVPILSVDPPMNSLRLNPLANLKDDEMDAYIATHNVIINPLHYQGYSTIGCNRCTTPVLPNEPKRAGRWRHLGPWAMYCGINATDVDGGISPSIDLSQEVVDRILGRSTDFTI, from the coding sequence ATGGCGAAGCTTTCGCAGGCCGATCTGACTGAACTCAATCGCAACTTTGAGGAGCGGACTCCCGAAGAACTGCTGCGCTGGGCCACAGAAATGTTTGGCACCCGTGTGGCTGCGATTTCCGCCATGCAGATGGCGGGGAGTGTCCTTTGCCACATCATCAGTCGGCAAAAACTCGCACTGCCGGTTCTCTTTGTCGATACCGGCGTCAACTTCCAGGAAACTCTCGACACGCGAGACCGGATTGCGGCTGAATATGGAGTCGAAGTCCGGACGCTCGTTCCCTCGATGTCCATGGAAGAACAGACCCGGGAACTGGGCGTGCTCTACCTCACTCCCGATGGTCAGGAGCGTTGCTGCCACCTGCGAAAGACACTCCCACTGGCCAGAACCAAAGGACAGTTCGACTGTCTTGTCAGCAGCTTGCGACGTGCGGAAGGGGGCAAACGGGATAACGTGCCCATCCTTTCGGTCGACCCGCCGATGAACTCGCTCCGGCTGAATCCTCTAGCGAATCTCAAAGATGACGAAATGGACGCGTATATCGCGACGCACAACGTCATCATCAATCCCTTGCACTATCAAGGCTATTCAACGATTGGCTGTAACCGGTGTACCACGCCGGTGTTGCCCAACGAACCCAAGCGCGCTGGCCGCTGGCGACATCTGGGTCCCTGGGCCATGTATTGCGGCATCAACGCCACCGATGTCGATGGCGGCATCTCACCTTCGATCGACTTGAGTCAGGAGGTGGTCGATCGAATTCTGGGGCGTTCCACCGACTTCACCATTTAG
- a CDS encoding class I SAM-dependent methyltransferase: MRPQVRPRLEPRALFDEMAKTYGIVHVISSLGFAFFWRRQCAKAIDKESRVVLDVMSGAGEMVPILIRHIRCDAKIRLVDFSTGMCDRAQKNSKRWKREHLEVVNEDALSLSCPDNEFDAVTCSFGLKTLTTNEVDQFAAELWRVTKTNGTVSLLEFSVPRSRFLYPFFKLYVKHYVPLLGRILLGNPDNYRMLWEYTSEFKSCRGVIQNFERVGFQTRFYSHFFGCATQIVAVKV, translated from the coding sequence ATGAGACCACAAGTGAGACCGCGACTAGAACCACGCGCACTGTTTGACGAAATGGCAAAGACGTATGGAATTGTCCATGTCATCTCGTCTCTAGGATTTGCCTTCTTCTGGCGGAGGCAGTGCGCGAAGGCTATCGATAAAGAGAGCCGTGTTGTTCTTGACGTGATGTCAGGAGCGGGCGAGATGGTTCCAATTCTGATACGCCATATCCGGTGTGATGCAAAGATACGACTGGTAGATTTTTCAACGGGAATGTGCGACAGAGCACAAAAGAACTCGAAGCGATGGAAGCGCGAACATCTTGAGGTAGTGAATGAAGATGCCCTCAGCCTCTCATGTCCTGATAACGAGTTTGATGCAGTCACTTGTTCATTTGGGCTTAAAACCTTGACTACGAATGAGGTCGATCAATTCGCCGCGGAGCTTTGGAGAGTCACCAAGACAAATGGCACAGTTTCACTACTTGAGTTTTCAGTACCTCGCTCAAGGTTTTTGTATCCATTTTTTAAGCTCTACGTTAAGCACTACGTCCCACTTCTTGGAAGGATTTTACTAGGCAATCCAGACAACTATCGAATGCTCTGGGAGTATACTTCTGAGTTCAAAAGCTGCCGAGGTGTCATTCAGAACTTCGAGAGGGTTGGTTTCCAGACCAGATTTTATAGCCATTTTTTTGGGTGCGCTACTCAGATTGTGGCAGTGAAGGTTTAA